A portion of the Punica granatum isolate Tunisia-2019 chromosome 7, ASM765513v2, whole genome shotgun sequence genome contains these proteins:
- the LOC116214224 gene encoding pentatricopeptide repeat-containing protein At1g53600, mitochondrial isoform X2 yields the protein MLAKQNAAFLHRNLSKLHLSLSRLSIRVVPEPDTESAAARDKRDSRLAVYCNTQITKHGKDGDIGAAESVFSRMPFKTTVSWTAMLTAYAENGQIEKALQVFDEMPERTTASYNAMITAYIRNCVDAGMVDMAKKLHSETPFMWRDPVCSNALLNGYLKMGALDEAVRVFESMEQRNVVSFSSMIDGYCKKGAVLKARELFDKMPEQNVITWTAMINGYLQMGLFEDGFMLFLDMRREGVVGVNSTTLTVIVEACTDSERFHEGEQMHGLVFLLGFQSDVFLGNSTINMYCRFSSVEAANKIFQALSRKDVVTWNSLIAGYAQSGDVEEAYRLFQRMPTKDVVSWTTMITGFSASGMTEKSIKLFEMMPIKDGIAWTAIISSLVNNEEYEEAFRCFIKMLRTAVRPNPLTLSSVLRGSSGLAALNQGLQVHAFAVKMELEYDTSIRNSLISMYSKCGNMMDAYKIFIGISAPNVVSYNSIITGLAQNGFGEKALRLFKKMENEGQCPNQVTFLAVLSACCHAGLVKEGWDHFKSMKSRYGMEPKGDHYACLVDLLGRAGLLEEAVCLIRSMPSEPHGGVWGALLSASKTHSRLDLAELAAGNLMKLQPDDATPYVVLSSLYDASEKKYEGNRVRMAQKSKGLRKSPGCSWIIVKENVHRFLAGDKSHPDIEEIEFTLCAIGKDMQVRPVEFQD from the exons ATGCTAGCAAAGCAAAATGCCGCCTTTCTTCATAGAAACCTCTCCAAGCTTCATCTTTCACTCTCGCGTTTGTCCATCCGTGTGGTTCCTGAACCTGATACCGAGTCTGCAGCAGCAAGAGACAAAAGAGACAGCCGTCTCGCTGTTTACTGCAACACCCAGatcacaaagcatggaaaggATGGCGACATTGGGGCCGCAGAATCCGTCTTCAGCCGCATGCCCTTCAAGACCACCGTTTCTTGGACCGCCATGCTGACGGCTTATGCCGAGAACGGCCAGATTGAGAAAGCTCTGCAGGTTTTCGACGAAATGCCCGAGAGGACCACCGCTTCTTATAATGCGATGATCACTGCGTATATACGCAACTGTGTCGAC GCGGGGATGGTGGACATGGCGAAGAAGCTGCATTCTGAAACACCTTTTATGTGGCGGGACCCTGTGTGTTCGAATGCATTGTTAAATGGTTACTTGAAGATGGGTGCGCTAGATGAGGCGGTTCGGGTTTTTGAGAGTATGGAACAGAGAAATGTGGTTTCTTTTAGCTCCATGATTGATGGTTACTGCAAGAAAGGGGCTGTACTCAAAGCTCGAGAATTATTTGACAAGATGCCGGAGCAGAATGTTATCACTTGGACTGCAATGATCAATGGATACCTGCAGATGGGACTTTTCGAAGATGGGTTCATGTTGTTCTTGGATATGAGGAGGGAAGGAGTAGTGGGAGTCAATTCTACTACCTTGACAGTTATTGTAGAAGCCTGCACAGACTCAGAAAGATTTCACGAAGGAGAACAAATGCATGGCCTAGTTTTCCTGCTGGGGTTTCAGTCTGATGTATTTCTGGGTAATTCCACGATCAACATGTACTGCAGGTTCAGCTCCGTAGAGGCTGCTAACAAAATCTTCCAGGCATTGAGCAGGAAAGATGTAGTGACTTGGAATTCTTTGATTGCTGGTTATGCTCAAAGTGGTGATGTCGAGGAGGCTTACAGGCTTTTCCAGAGAATGCCCACGAAGGATGTAGTCTCTTGGACAACTATGATAACGGGGTTTTCTGCCAGTGGAATGACTGAAAAGTCCATCAAGCTGTTTGAAATGATGCCGATCAAAGATGGCATTGCATGGACTGCCATCATATCAAGTTTGGTGAATAATGAGGAATACGAGGAGGCTTTCCGATGTTTCATTAAGATGCTCCGCACTGCTGTCAGACCAAATCCTCTCACTCTGAGCTCTGTTCTCAGAGGTTCATCTGGATTAGCAGCGTTAAACCAAGGATTGCAAGTTCATGCATTTGCAGTGAAAATGGAACTGGAGTATGATACCTCGATACGAAATTCACTCATATCGATGTATTCAAAATGCGGGAATATGATGGATGCCTACAAAATTTTCATAGGAATAAGTGCACCGAATGTCGTCTCTTACAATTCAATAATCACCGGTCTAGCGCAGAATGGATTTGGCGAAAAAGCGCTTAGATTGTTTAAGAAAATGGAGAATGAAGGGCAGTGCCCTAATCAAGTAACTTTTCTTGCCGTTCTCTCAGCCTGCTGTCATGCAGGACTAGTGAAAGAAGGATGGGACCACTTCAAATCCATGAAATCCCGCTACGGGATGGAACCCAAGGGCGACCACTATGCTTGTCTGGTCGATCTGCTAGGACGGGCTGGGTTGCTAGAAGAAGCTGTTTGCTTGATCCGTTCCATGCCGTCTGAGCCACATGGTGGTGTTTGGGGAGCTCTTCTTAGTGCTAGCAAAACCCATTCACGCTTAGATCTAGCAGAGCTTGCAGCTGGAAACCTGATGAAACTGCAACCGGACGATGCAACCCCTTATGTTGTCCTGTCGAGCCTATACGATGCATCGGAAAAGAAATATGAAGGGAACCGTGTCAGAATGGCCCAAAAATCTAAGGGACTAAGGAAGAGTCCAGGATGCAGTTGGATAATCGTGAAAGAGAATGTCCATAGGTTCCTTGCTGGAGACAAATCACATCCGGACATTGAAGAGATTGAATTTACTTTGTGCGCTATTGGGAAAGATATGCAAGTGCGACCAGTAGAATTCCAAGATTGA
- the LOC116214224 gene encoding pentatricopeptide repeat-containing protein At1g53600, mitochondrial isoform X1 — protein sequence MLAKQNAAFLHRNLSKLHLSLSRLSIRVVPEPDTESAAARDKRDSRLAVYCNTQITKHGKDGDIGAAESVFSRMPFKTTVSWTAMLTAYAENGQIEKALQVFDEMPERTTASYNAMITAYIRNCVDVNKAFQLFYKIPDPNAVSYAAMVTGLVQAGMVDMAKKLHSETPFMWRDPVCSNALLNGYLKMGALDEAVRVFESMEQRNVVSFSSMIDGYCKKGAVLKARELFDKMPEQNVITWTAMINGYLQMGLFEDGFMLFLDMRREGVVGVNSTTLTVIVEACTDSERFHEGEQMHGLVFLLGFQSDVFLGNSTINMYCRFSSVEAANKIFQALSRKDVVTWNSLIAGYAQSGDVEEAYRLFQRMPTKDVVSWTTMITGFSASGMTEKSIKLFEMMPIKDGIAWTAIISSLVNNEEYEEAFRCFIKMLRTAVRPNPLTLSSVLRGSSGLAALNQGLQVHAFAVKMELEYDTSIRNSLISMYSKCGNMMDAYKIFIGISAPNVVSYNSIITGLAQNGFGEKALRLFKKMENEGQCPNQVTFLAVLSACCHAGLVKEGWDHFKSMKSRYGMEPKGDHYACLVDLLGRAGLLEEAVCLIRSMPSEPHGGVWGALLSASKTHSRLDLAELAAGNLMKLQPDDATPYVVLSSLYDASEKKYEGNRVRMAQKSKGLRKSPGCSWIIVKENVHRFLAGDKSHPDIEEIEFTLCAIGKDMQVRPVEFQD from the coding sequence ATGCTAGCAAAGCAAAATGCCGCCTTTCTTCATAGAAACCTCTCCAAGCTTCATCTTTCACTCTCGCGTTTGTCCATCCGTGTGGTTCCTGAACCTGATACCGAGTCTGCAGCAGCAAGAGACAAAAGAGACAGCCGTCTCGCTGTTTACTGCAACACCCAGatcacaaagcatggaaaggATGGCGACATTGGGGCCGCAGAATCCGTCTTCAGCCGCATGCCCTTCAAGACCACCGTTTCTTGGACCGCCATGCTGACGGCTTATGCCGAGAACGGCCAGATTGAGAAAGCTCTGCAGGTTTTCGACGAAATGCCCGAGAGGACCACCGCTTCTTATAATGCGATGATCACTGCGTATATACGCAACTGTGTCGACGTAAATAAGGCTTTTCAGCTGTTTTATAAGATCCCTGATCCTAATGCTGTCTCTTATGCTGCCATGGTCACTGGTCTTGTTCAGGCGGGGATGGTGGACATGGCGAAGAAGCTGCATTCTGAAACACCTTTTATGTGGCGGGACCCTGTGTGTTCGAATGCATTGTTAAATGGTTACTTGAAGATGGGTGCGCTAGATGAGGCGGTTCGGGTTTTTGAGAGTATGGAACAGAGAAATGTGGTTTCTTTTAGCTCCATGATTGATGGTTACTGCAAGAAAGGGGCTGTACTCAAAGCTCGAGAATTATTTGACAAGATGCCGGAGCAGAATGTTATCACTTGGACTGCAATGATCAATGGATACCTGCAGATGGGACTTTTCGAAGATGGGTTCATGTTGTTCTTGGATATGAGGAGGGAAGGAGTAGTGGGAGTCAATTCTACTACCTTGACAGTTATTGTAGAAGCCTGCACAGACTCAGAAAGATTTCACGAAGGAGAACAAATGCATGGCCTAGTTTTCCTGCTGGGGTTTCAGTCTGATGTATTTCTGGGTAATTCCACGATCAACATGTACTGCAGGTTCAGCTCCGTAGAGGCTGCTAACAAAATCTTCCAGGCATTGAGCAGGAAAGATGTAGTGACTTGGAATTCTTTGATTGCTGGTTATGCTCAAAGTGGTGATGTCGAGGAGGCTTACAGGCTTTTCCAGAGAATGCCCACGAAGGATGTAGTCTCTTGGACAACTATGATAACGGGGTTTTCTGCCAGTGGAATGACTGAAAAGTCCATCAAGCTGTTTGAAATGATGCCGATCAAAGATGGCATTGCATGGACTGCCATCATATCAAGTTTGGTGAATAATGAGGAATACGAGGAGGCTTTCCGATGTTTCATTAAGATGCTCCGCACTGCTGTCAGACCAAATCCTCTCACTCTGAGCTCTGTTCTCAGAGGTTCATCTGGATTAGCAGCGTTAAACCAAGGATTGCAAGTTCATGCATTTGCAGTGAAAATGGAACTGGAGTATGATACCTCGATACGAAATTCACTCATATCGATGTATTCAAAATGCGGGAATATGATGGATGCCTACAAAATTTTCATAGGAATAAGTGCACCGAATGTCGTCTCTTACAATTCAATAATCACCGGTCTAGCGCAGAATGGATTTGGCGAAAAAGCGCTTAGATTGTTTAAGAAAATGGAGAATGAAGGGCAGTGCCCTAATCAAGTAACTTTTCTTGCCGTTCTCTCAGCCTGCTGTCATGCAGGACTAGTGAAAGAAGGATGGGACCACTTCAAATCCATGAAATCCCGCTACGGGATGGAACCCAAGGGCGACCACTATGCTTGTCTGGTCGATCTGCTAGGACGGGCTGGGTTGCTAGAAGAAGCTGTTTGCTTGATCCGTTCCATGCCGTCTGAGCCACATGGTGGTGTTTGGGGAGCTCTTCTTAGTGCTAGCAAAACCCATTCACGCTTAGATCTAGCAGAGCTTGCAGCTGGAAACCTGATGAAACTGCAACCGGACGATGCAACCCCTTATGTTGTCCTGTCGAGCCTATACGATGCATCGGAAAAGAAATATGAAGGGAACCGTGTCAGAATGGCCCAAAAATCTAAGGGACTAAGGAAGAGTCCAGGATGCAGTTGGATAATCGTGAAAGAGAATGTCCATAGGTTCCTTGCTGGAGACAAATCACATCCGGACATTGAAGAGATTGAATTTACTTTGTGCGCTATTGGGAAAGATATGCAAGTGCGACCAGTAGAATTCCAAGATTGA
- the LOC116214225 gene encoding heme-binding protein 2, whose protein sequence is MRPDQTRSFSLFKLSLLLDLLFSALNTQPSLGLQTSMAPFSPFKLSLLLNLLSNSGTWQAPRHGKNFFGIYPPTCGRIECPTYQLVQAGDDYEIRRYNSTVWMSTSPIQDISLVEATRTGFLQLFDYIQGKNSHSQKIEMTAPVINEVYPSDGPFCASSFVVSFYVPKANQPDPPPAKGLHAQRWKPTYVAVRQFGGFVSDSDVAMEAAALEGSLSGSAWAAAIEKSREGSDHASNYTVAQYNSPFEFDDRVNEVWMLFDMEGDEHELKI, encoded by the exons ATGAGACCAGACCAGACGAGATCCTTCAGCTTGTTCAAGCTCTCACTTCTCCTGGACCTTCTCTTTTCTGCATTGAATACGCAACCCTCTCTCGGCCTTCAAACTTCCATGGCACCCTTCAGCCCGTTCAAACTCTCACTCCTCCTGAATCTCCTGTCAAATTCGGGTACATGGCAGGCCCCCAGGCATGGGAAGAACTTCTTCGGGATATATCCGCCCACATGTGGCCGCATCGAGTGCCCTACCTACCAATTGGTGCAGGCAGGGGATGACTATGAAATCCGCCGCTACAATTCCACTGTGTGGATGTCTACGTCTCCCATTCAAGACATCTCTTTGGTCGAAGCTACTCGCACGGGCTTCCTGCA GCTCTTTGACTACATACAGGGGAAGAACAGCCACAGCCAGAAGATCGAGATGACGGCACCAGTGATCAACGAAGTCTATCCAAGCGATGGCCCATTCTGTGCGTCGTCCTTTGTTGTGAGCTTTTATGTCCCGAAAGCGAACCAGCCCGACCCACCGCCTGCCAAGGGCCTCCACGCCCAGAGATGGAAGCCCACTTATGTCGCTGTGAGACAATTTGGGGGATTTGTGTCTGACTCTGATGTTGCTATGGAAGCGGCTGCCCTCGAGGGCAGTCTCAGCGGCTCAGCTTGGGCTGCAGCTATCGAGAAAAGCCGTGAGGGGAGCGACCACGCTTCCAATTACACTGTGGCCCAGTATAATTCTCCATTTGAGTTCGATGATCGGGTGAATGAGGTATGGATGTTGTTTGACATGGAAGGGGATGAGCATGAGCTGAAAATATGA
- the LOC116213921 gene encoding putative callose synthase 8: MAENEIVPVEPIISAYERNQYNYDVPCTSNTAGGSLTFRDEDYAPQPFESEKLPVTLARDIQRFLRVANLIEPEEPRIAYLCRFHAFEIAHNMDRNSDARGVRQFKTSLLKRLERDEEITIRKRKEKNDIRELRRVYHAYKNYITKHERSFDFDNREKITNAKRIASAVSHVLNTITRATGLQGIADQNFFGAKSDFYVPYNILPLDHGSAQQAIMQLPEIKAAVAAVHNIHGLPSAPDMKKDAGSVDLLDILQGFFGFQNGNVANQREHLILLLANIQMRKNHKGAPTSKSVDVALDELMKKIFKNYTNWCKFLSKKSSIRLPIGEAQQYKLLYLGLYLLIWGEAANLRFMPECLCYIFHHMAYELHGILTGAIASTAWDNPTTASRGGPESFLNKVISPIYQVIYEEAEKSKNGTADHSTWRNYDDLNEFFWSPNCFELSWPMNLDHDFFCVSPSNNASSKKPQGSEHTNEREGNSNDSYDEELGGTKEEHREPKWLGKTNFVEVRSFWQIFRSFDRMWSFFILALQAMIIMACHDLGSPIQLFDKGIFEDVMSIFITSSILKLIQAILDIIFTWKARTTMNSSQKRRQYLNLGVAVIWTIILPTCYATSRRKYTCYSMKSRASWLEELCISPYMVAVAIYLTSSAIKMVLFFVPSVSKYIEVSNWRLCMLLSWWVKPGLFIGRGMQESQVSQMKYTLFWILVLSSKFSFSYFFEIKPLIVPTRHIMEMGVEYDWHEFLPKVQSNAGAVIAIWAPVIVVYFMDTQIWYSVFCTMFGGVYGILHHLGEIRTLGMLRSRFQSLPYAFNARLVPPLKNDRKGRRNGFFSRRFHKASETERNTLAKFVLVWNQIISKLRMEDLISNRELDLMMIPTSSEILSGVVRWPVFLLANKFSTALSIAKDFVGKDDILFRKIRKDKNMYYAVKECYESFKYFLEILVVGDLEKRIISYILDEVDLSIEKSSLFENFKLSPLPTLRDKCVELLELLLGGDEKHHSKVVKVLQDMFELVTCDMMVNGDRVLDLLNYSRQLDGEHTYLSERMGRELFGSADGEDSINFPLPDSGILKDQINRFYLLLTIKDTAMDIPSNLEARRRLSFFVTSLFMDMPTAPKVQNMLSFSVLTPHYMEDINFSMTELHSSREGVPIIFYMQRIYPDEWKNFLERVGYEDTEEYKDESREEDLRSWASFRGQTLSRTVRGIMYHRESLRLQAFLEQSTDQEIIEGYDSVDREDRELSAQLDALADLKFTYVVSCQMFGSQKVSGDPHFKDVLELMIRYPSLRVAYVEEKEEIVEGKPQKVYSSILVKAVNDFDQEIYRIKLPGPPIIGEGKPENQNHAIIFTRGEALQTIDMNQDNYLEEAIKMRNLLQEFLQHNGHRPPTILGLREHIFTGSVSSLAWFMSYQETSFVTIGQRLLANPLRVRFHYGHPDIFDRLFHITRGGIGKASKTINLSEDVFAGFNSTLRRGSITFHEYIQVGKGRDVGLNQISKFEAKVANGNSEQTLSRDIYRLGQQFDFFRMLSCYFTTIGFYFSSLISVIGIYVFLYGQLYLVLSGLARALMLEANVQNVQSLETALASQSFIQLGLLTGLPMVMEIGLEKGFLMALKDFVLMQLQLASVFFTFSLGTKTHYFGRTILHGGAKYRPTGRKVVVFHASFCENYRLYSRSHIVKGFELLLLLIIYDLFRRSYQSSMAYVLITYSVWFMSITWLFAPFLFNPSGFSWEKIVDDWKDWNKWIKVQGGIGVQPDKSWQSWWDEEQAHIRRSGLSARLIEILLSLRFFLYQYGLVYHLDISQKSKNFLVYVLSWIVLLAIFLLVKAVNMGRQQFSATYHLVFRLFKVFLFLGVLSIIVSLSGVCKLSVKDIIVCCLAFLPTGWGLILIAQAVRPKIENTGLWDFARVLARAYDYGMGVILFAPVACLAWLPIISAFQTRFLFNEAFNRRLQIQSILAGKTKKQHQG, translated from the exons ATGGCAGAGAATGAGATTGTGCCTGTGGAACCCATTATCTCGGCCTATGAAAGAAACCAGTACAACTATGATGTTCCTTGTACTTCCAACACAGCTGGGGGCTCCCTCACTTTCAGGGATGAAGATTACGCGCCGCAGCCGTTCGAGAGTGAGAAGTTACCAGTCACCTTAGCTCGGGACATTCAGAGGTTCCTCCGGGTTGCCAATTTGATCGAGCCAGAGGAGCCTCGTATTGCTTATCTTT GCCGGTTTCACGCGTTTGAAATCGCACATAACATGGACCGTAATTCCGATGCCCGTGGTGTTCGGCAGTTCAAGACTTCTCTCCTGAAACGACTCGAACGT GACGAAGAAATTACTATAAGGaaacgaaaagaaaagaatgataTTCGTGAGCTGAGACGCGTTTATCATGCATACAAGAATTATATCACGAAGCATGAGAGATCATTTGACTTTGACAATAG GGAAAAGATTACAAATGCAAAAAGAATTGCTTCCGCGGTGTCCCATGTTCTGAACACTATTACCCGTGCAACAGGCTTACAG GGTATAGCTGATCAAAATTTTTTCGGTGCAAAGTCCGACTTCTATGTCCCGTATAACATTCTCCCGCTCGATCATGGAAGTGCTCAGCAGGCAATTATGCAACTCCCCGAG ATCAAGGCGGCAGTTGCAGCAGTTCATAATATTCATGGTCTGCCTTCAGCCCCTGACATGAAGAAAGACGCGGGCTCTGTGGATTTGCTTGATATTCTTCAAGGTTTCTTTGGGTTTCAG AACGGCAATGTCGCGAATCAGAGGGAGCATCTTATTCTACTCCTTGCTAATATTCAAATGCGGAAAAATCATAAGGGGGCCCCAACCTCGAAG TCGGTGGACGTGGCATTAGATGAATTGATGAAAAAGATCTTCAAAAATTACACAAATTGGTGCAAATTTCTCAGCAAGAAAAGCAGTATCAG GTTGCCCATAGGGGAAGCTCAACAATACAAACTTCTATATCTGGGGCTTTACCTTCTCATATGGGGAGAAGCTGCAAACTTGCGGTTCATGCCTGAGTGTCTATGTTACATCTTTCACCAC ATGGCATACGAATTGCATGGTATATTAACTGGTGCAATTGCCTCAACAGCATGGGATAATCCCACGACAGCTTCTAGAGGAGGACCCGAATCTTTCCTGAACAAAGTCATTTCCCCCATATACCAGGTTATTTATGAG GAGGCAGAGAAAAGCAAGAACGGGACGGCTGATCATTCAACTTGGAGGAACTATGATGATCTGAATGAGTTCTTCTG GTCTCCCAATTGTTTTGAGCTGAGTTGGCCAATGAATCTGGACCATGATTTCTTCTGTGTAAGCCCTTCAAACAATGCTTCCTCCAAGAAACCTCAGGGGTCAGAGCATACCAATGAACGTGAGGGCAACAGCAATGATTCTTATGATGAAGAACTCGGG GGTACAAAGGAGGAACATCGTGAACCTAAATGGTTGGGGAAGACAAACTTTGTGGAGGTTCGTTCGTTTTGGCAGATTTTCCGGAGCTTTGATAGAATGTGGAGCTTTTTCATCTTAGCCCTTCAG GCAATGATTATTATGGCCTGCCATGATTTGGGGTCTCCAATTCAACTTTTTGACAAGGGAATATTCGAGGATGTCATGAGCATCTTCATCACCTCTTCGATCCTTAAACTTATCCAAG CAATATTGGACATTATCTTCACATGGAAAGCTAGAACGACCATGAATTCCTCTCAGAAAAGAAGACAATACCTGAACCTCGGGGTTGCTGTAATATGGACAATAATTCTTCCTACTTGCTATGCTACTTCTAGGAGGAAATACACTTGCTACTCCATGAAATCCCGAGCAAGCTGGCTTGAAGAGCTCTGCATCTCTCCCTATATGGTCGCTGTAGCAATATACTTGACCAGCAGTGCCATTAAGATGGTCTTGTTTTTTGTTCCCTCAGTTAGCAAGTACATCGAGGTCTCAAACTGGCGTTTGTGCATGTTACTATCGTGGTGGGTAAAG CCGGGATTATTCATTGGACGTGGGATGCAAGAAAGTCAAGTTTCTCAGATGAA GTACACCTTATTCTGGATATTAGTCTTATCAAGCAAATTCTCCTTCAGCTACTTCTTCGAG ATAAAACCACTGATTGTGCCGACTAGACATATAATGGAAATGGGTGTGGAGTATGACTGGCACGAGTTTTTGCCAAAGG TTCAGAGTAATGCTGGTGCAGTTATTGCAATATGGGCTCCTGTAATTGTT GTTTACTTTATGGATACACAAATTTGGTACTCTGTCTTCTGTACGATGTTCGGTGGAGTCTATGGCATACTGCATCATCTTGGAGAG ATCAGAACTTTAGGAATGCTGAGAAGCAGATTCCAGTCCTTGCCTTACGCGTTTAATGCCCGCCTTGTCCCTCCACTGAAAAACGACCGAAAGGGTAGAAGAAATGGGTTCTTTAGCAGAAGATTTCATAAG GCGTCCGAAACCGAGAGAAACACCCTTGCAAAGTTTGTTCTTGTGTGGAATCAAATAATCAGCAAACTTCGAATGGAGGACTTGATAAGCAATAG GGAGCTAGACTTGATGATGATACCAACGTCGTCAGAGATATTATCAGGAGTGGTCCGTTGGCCCGTTTTCCTCCTAGCAaataag TTTTCTACGGCATTGAGCATTGCCAAAGATTTTGTGGGGAAGGATGATATCCTTTTCCGGAAGATACGGAAAGATAAGAATATGTACTATGCTGTGAAGGAATGCTACGAGTCATTCAAGTACTTCCTCGAGATCCTTGTCGTGGGAGACCTGGAGAAAAG GATAATATCTTATATACTGGACGAAGTCGATTTGAGCATTGAGAAGTCGAGCCTTTTTGAGAACTTCAAGTTGAGCCCACTACCAACTCTACGAGATAAATGCGTTGAACTACTGGAACTTCTG CTTGGTGGGGACGAGAAGCATCACAGCAAGGTCGTGAAAGTACTTCAAGACATGTTTGAGCTCGTGACCTGTGATATGATGGTTAATGGTGACAG AGTTTTGGATTTGCTCAACTACTCTAGACAACTAGATGGTGAACATACTTACCTCTCCGAAAGGATGGGAAGGGAGTTGTTCGGCTCAGCTGATGGAGAGGATTCCATCAATTTTCCATTGCCTGATAGTGGCATCTTGAAGGACCAG ATTAACCGCTTCTATCTGCTTTTGACGATCAAAGATACAGCAATGGACATACCTTCTAATCTGGAGGCTCGAAGGCGCTTGTCCTTCTTCGTTACATCCCTTTTCATGGACATGCCTACTGCTCCAAAAGTTCAAAACATGCTGTCATTCAG TGTTTTGACTCCACATTACATGGAAGACATAAACTTCTCGATGACGGAACTCCATTCGAGCCGAGAAGGAGTTCCCATCATCTTTTACATGCAGAGGATATATCCTG ACGAGTGGAAAAACTTCTTGGAACGGGTGGGATATGAAGATACGGAAGAATATAAGGATGAGAGCCGAGAGGAGGATTTAAGAAGTTGGGCCTCTTTCCGTGGACAGACACTAAGCAGAACGG TCAGAGGAATCATGTACCATAGAGAATCCTTGAGACTGCAAGCTTTTCTTGAGCAATCAACGGATCAAG AAATCATTGAAGGCTATGACAGTGTTGATAGAGAAGATCGTGAATTATCTGCACAATTAGATGCTTTAGCAGACCTCAAATTTACGTATGTTGTGTCCTGTCAAATGTTTGGGTCCCAAAAGGTTTCTGGAGACCCACATTTCAAAGACGTACTTGAGCTAATGATAAG GTATCCCTCTCTTCGTGTGGCCTATGttgaggagaaagaagagatcgTTGAAGGCAAGCCTCAAAAGGTTTATTCATCTATATTGGTTAAGGCCGTAAATGACTTCGACCAG GAAATTTACCGGATAAAACTTCCTGGTCCCCCAATAATTGGAGAAGGGAAGCCTGAAAATCAAAACCATGCCATAATCTTCACTCGTGGCGAAGCTCTGCAAACAATTGATATGAACCAA GACAACTATCTTGAAGAAGCTATCAAGATGAGGAATCTTTTGCAAGAATTCCTTCAGCACAATGGGCATCGTCCTCCTACTATACTTGGACTAAGGGAACACATATTCACCGGAAG CGTTTCTTCTCTTGCGTGGTTCATGTCGTATCAAGAGACTAGCTTTGTCACAATCGGTCAGAGGCTCCTCGCCAATCCCCTCAG GGTAAGATTCCACTATGGACATCCTGATATATTTGACAGGCTGTTTCACATCACTAGAGGAGGCATCGGCAAAGCATCAAAAACGATAAACTTGAGTGAGGATGTGTTTGCCG GGTTCAATTCTACTTTGCGCAGAGGGAGTATCACGTTTCACGAGTACATACAAGTGGGAAAAGGCCGTGATGTGGGCCTAAATCAGATATCGAAATTTGAAGCTAAAGTAGCAAATGGAAACAGCGAACAAACTCTAAGCCGTGATATATATCGACTTGGGCAGCAATTTGACTTCTTTCGCATGCTCTCTTGTTACTTTACAACCATTGGTTTCTACTTTAGCAGTCTG ATATCAGTTATCGGGATTTATGTGTTCCTTTATGGCCAACTTTACCTGGTTCTCAGCGGGCTAGCAAGGGCTCTCATGCTCGAGGCAAATGTTCAAAATGTTCAGTCCCTTGAGACAGCTCTAGCATCACAATCATTCATCCAACTTGGACTTTTAACAGGCCTGCCGATGGTTATGGAGATCGGACTAGAGAAAGGATTCTTAATGGCCCTGAAAGACTTTGTCCTCATGCAGCTTCAGCTCGCTTCAGTTTTCTTCACCTTCTCCCTCGGGACGAAAACTCACTATTTTGGTCGAACCATCCTTCATGGAGGAGCCAAATACAGACCCACTGGAAGAAAAGTCGTCGTGTTCCATGCAAGTTTCTGTGAGAACTACAGACTATATTCTCGAAGCCACATTGTTAAAGGATTTGAACTTTTACTCCTTCTGATCATCTATGATCTGTTCCGGAGGTCTTACCAGAGCAGCATGGCGTATGTTCTGATCACTTACTCTGTATGGTTCATGTCCATTACTTGGCTTTTTGCTCCCTTTCTGTTCAATCCATCGGGCTTCAGCTGGGAAAAGATTGTTGATGACTGGAAAGATTGGAACAAGTGGATTAAGGTTCAAGGAGGAATCGGAGTTCAGCCTGATAAGAGTTGGCAGTCATGGTGGGACGAGGAACAAGCCCATATCCGCCGCTCAGGTTTGAGTGCTCGGTTAATTGAAATTCTTCTCTCCCTGAGATTCTTCCTGTATCAGTATGGCCTGGTATATCATCTTGACATCTCTCAGAAGAGCAAGAACTTCCTCGTATATGTGCTTTCTTGGATAGTCCTACTTGCAATATTCCTATTAGTCAAG GCAGTGAATATGGGGAGGCAACAGTTCAGTGCAACTTACCATCTCGTGTTTCGGCTTTTCAAAGTGTTCCTCTTCCTCGGCGTTCTGTCCATTATAGTCTCTCTCTCCGGTGTCTGCAAATTATCGGTGAAGGACATTATAGTCTGCTGTCTTGCATTTTTGCCGACTGGGTGGGGGCTCATATTG ATTGCACAAGCTGTGAGGCCCAAAATTGAGAATACGGGATTATGGGATTTTGCGCGGGTCCTTGCCCGAGCATATGACTATGGAATGGGAGTCATCTTGTTTGCCCCGGTGGCTTGTTTGGCATGGCTTCCAATTATATCAGCTTTCCAGACCCGCTTCCTTTTCAATGAAGCCTTCAATCGAAGACTGCAGATTCAGTCAATTCTTGCAGGAAAAACTAAAAAACAGCATCAAGGATAG